The nucleotide sequence CAGTGTTTAAGCGAAATTTTACCGCCTCTACTTTTCTCACTAGTTTAGTGTGGAACCCCGAATTTTCAGCCCCGTGCACTACGTAAGGCGCTGAATTAGACTAGCTCAAATTTTTTGTGTATTcgtttcctgagctgtgtctccgCAAATGTTTTCCATATTGAAAGTGTTTGAAGGCGCCACCGGCGGAAACGAGGACAAGTATTGATTCCGCGGGCGTGTGACGCAGCAGAAATCCCCGCGTCATCGATTTATACCTTTGGAGACGCAGATGCCGGCGTAGGGGATACACGTGGGAGGCAAGGCGCACCTCGTTAAGGCGTAGAGGATGCCGCGAAGTTGCGGAGCGAGCTCGAAAAGTTTTGAGGCCCCGAGGACAGTAGAAGGAAAGGCGGACGCGTCACTAGAGGTGATTGTAGTCGTACGGCGCACGTATGTGAGTGGCGACACAGCTATTCAGGCGAGGCTGCGCCTAGAGAACGGGGCCGGTCTGGGATCACTGAAGAGACGACGCGGGCGGCAGCGGACGCCCAGCCGCCGGGAATGTATCGACCCGAGTAAGCCTATCGCTCGAGGGCGCGCCTGCACACCGCCGGCAGCAGGTACGTCGGAAGGGAAGGAAAGTGTCGGagaaaagggaagagagagagagagagggagagagagagagagagagagagagagagagaggtgcgagTGGCGGCGAGCGGTCCCGGAGAGGCGCCTATGTCGCTACTCGCTGCAGGGCGGCGGCTGCCGTCGCGACGACCAAGACGACGCTGGCGGCGCAGGACCCGGCGGCGCTGCCTCCATCACCGTTGGAGGTTCCCTCCGCGCCGCGTCCCTTCTTGGCGCCCTCGGGCTCCTCCTCTTTCTTGAGCGACGACTGCGCGCCTCCGGCGGTGCCCTCGTCCGAAGGCCACTTGGCCACCTCGTTGTCCGCGGAACCCTCCGGATCGTCCGGCTTGGGCTTCTTGCCCTTCTTCTCCGGCGCCGGGGTCGTCgtcgtggtggttgtggtggtcgtggtggtgctggtggtggtcgtggtggtggtgggcaCCAAGCTGTTGTTGGCCAGGAAGTAGACGTCGCTGAACTCGGCGCGCACGTCGCGCAGCTCGACGTCGCTGAGCACGCCCTGCAGCGGCCGCGCCAGCGTCTCGCCGTCGCTGTACGACGCCACCAGCGTCGCCTCGTACGGCGTCTCCTCCTCCGTCAGGTTGCCCAGCAGCGTCACGTTCACAGCCGTGCCCGGCTCCAGCTCGTACTCGGCGCTGCGGGCAAACGACACCGGCGCACAGTCAACACCACGCCATGCCAAATCGACAACAGAGCCTTAcaaattgggttcaaatggctctgagcactatgggacttaacttctgaggtcatcagtcccctagaacttagaactacttaaacctgactaacctaaggacatcacacacatccatccccgaggcaggattcgaacctgcgaccgtagcggtcgtgtggttccagactgtagcgcctagaaccgctcggccaaagttaTCGAGTACACAAAAAcggtaactgatttaacattgaaACACTCTTTGCTGACTCATATGCCCagctctatcagagacagcaaaggacttggaagagcagttgaacggaatggacagtgtcttgaaaggatgatataagatgaacatcaacaaaagcgaaacgaggataatggaatgtagtcgaattaagtcgggtgatgctgagggaattagattaggaaatgagacacttaatgcagtaaaggaattttgctatttggggagcaaaataactaatgatggtagaATTAGAgaggacatcttcaacttttgtagtcctgtcttcctcagttgcgtgtaatattacggtatattgataatttttacttatggaacgTCTCACAGCAActgaacaaaacacaattttagtgccatactcgtttcgcctttattttctgcaaggcatcatcagtggcaggttgcgtggacaatttcttacatattacgctcctgttgcatttttggtgttgttcttcttcttatgaatgccaatttgtggtttttttcccccacattccacagcactatgaactgaacgcttgtttgaagtagagagcatataaaatgtggactggcaatggcaaggaaagcgtttctgaagaagagaaatttgttaacatcaagtatagatttaagtgtcaggaaatcgtttctgaaagtatttgtatggagtgtagctatgtatggaagtgaaacatggacgataaatagttcgtacaagaagagaatagaagctttcgaaatgtggtgctacagaagaatgctgaagattaaatgggtagatcacataactaatgaggaggtactgaatagaattttggagaagaggattttctggcacaacttgacaagaagaaagcaccggttggttggacatgttctgaggcatcaagggatgacaaatttagcattggagggcagcgtggagggtaaaaatcgtagagggagaccaagagatgaatacaccaagcagattcagaaggatgtaggttgcagtaagtactgggagatgaagaagcttgcacaggatagagtagcatggagagctgcatcaaaccagtctcaggactgaagaccacaacaacaacaacaacaacaacaacaacaacatgcccaatACCTGAAATTAAATACTGAATTTCCACAGATGTACAGTCAGTGAATGTTTCAGTTAGAGCTTCATAATCTTCTTTCGATTCCCAATAATTTTTAGGGTTTCTTATCTCAGCTGGTAAAAATAGAAACCTTACAGGAGCAAGTAACTCGTATAtgaatgcgcattcaaatacagagatatgtaaacaagcagaatacgacgctgcggtcagaaaaccctatataagacaacaacaagtgtttggcgcagttgttagatcggttactgctgctgcaatggcaagttatcattATTGGAGTGAGTCTGATCGTGTTGGGTCACAgcgtctccgtggtagcgatgaagagcGGATTTTCCCGTGCGCCAATTTCGAGATTGTGCCTCTAATATGAggcatctggcaaaacatcaagtctccgacatcgccgctgccggaaaaagatgctgcaagaacggaacTAACGACACTGAAGAGCATCGtccgtgacggaagtgcaacccttccgcaaattgctgcagatttcaatactcggccatcaacaagtgtcagcgcgcgaaccattcaacgatatgggctttcggagccgaaggcccactcgtgtacccttgatgactgcgcggcacagagctttacgcctcgctgtgGCCCgtcacaccgacattggactgttgacgactcggAACCTGTTGtgtggtgggacgagtctcgtttcaaattgtatggagcgggtatggagacagcctcatgaatccaggggcccctgcatgtcagcaggaagttgttcatgctggtggagccTTTgtaatggggcgtgtgcagtcggagttaCATGGGGCCcatatacgtctctgacaggtgacacgtacgtaagcatcccgtctgaccaCCTTCTTCCATTTATGTCccttgtggattccgacggacttggacaattccagcaggacaatacgacatcccacactgctaaagagtggctgcaggaacgctcttctaaaacacttccgctggccaccaaactccccagacttgaacattattgagcatatctgggatgcgttgcaacgtgctgttcagaagagatctctatctcctcgtactcttacggatttatggacagccctgcaggattcaattatttccagcactacttcagacattagcatagcccatgccgcgtcgtgttgcggcacttctgcgcgcccacggggaccctacacggtattaggcaggtgtaccagtttctttggctcttcagtgtatttttctcaGGACCAGGTGAGAGGTgtcaagttgacatttatgtcatGTACTAAGTAAAGTCTCCGGTCCCTTGACGCTGTAAAAACTCTTAAGCTTCTTAATCAATGCACTGAAAATTTAATTCATATGTTCTGATACTTGCACACTCACTATTCAAGACCTGTAGATAAACTTTCTATATACTTGTCGGGCCCCATGGTCTAGCGGTAAAGCGTTTGTCCGGGAAACCGAGAGGCCGCGATATCGAATGTTCTTTCTCATCTCAACGATGTGACTAGTCGTCAGACATAACACATTGTTCAGAGTCCATGTCCCCTTTACCCGGTCGGATAATTGCAGTAGGTTAGGcaaacgcaagtcgccgaagtggcgtccaatagagagAGACTTGCACTAGACCGTTGAGCTACACGAGCAACCGTGAAGGAGACAGAGTGTGGGGACACTGCAGAATAGATCAGGGGAAGGTGGGAAGAGGAGTTGGCTGCCTCTGTCTGCTGTCTGGCGTTCCTGGCGCCAACAGGTTGCAGCACGGCtcttgcattgcattgcattgttgATGCGCCAAGAGGCGTGAAGTGCAAAGCGACACTCGGACGTTGCCAAGGTCACCGCGTCGCTTCTAGTTGGTGCGCGGCTCGCCAGCGGAAGAGCTAACTGGTGCGTGACTCTCTTCATTATTCAGTTATGGAGAGTGGAGTGGATTTTGGCAACCTCGAATTGAAAGAGACACTCAAAAGTAAGGAAGGAGGCGTAAGGTACGCAAATAAATTGTATTGTAAAACAAGATGGAGGACATTGCGAAAGCTTCTGCGGCCAGgatcagttgacataaaagttttctgagtgtcGTACCGCGTCATAGTGTCCAGTAAACCCAGAAAAGGGCCACTGTAACCGTTGGCCGACATGTTGGTTTCTCGAATATAGTTTTTTACATTTGCGCGGCACTAATCTTAGAATTACGTTAAGATGAAGGGTAGAATTGTATTCATGGTGTCCTACATCATGTATTCAGctgattatctctctctctctctctctctctctctctctctctctctctctctcacacacacacacacacacacacacacacacacacacgcacacgtattcacgaagatatgcaaatatcttaacatgttattctacaagtaaaactaaagaagaaagttcatagaaaataaggcccgcaaatgtttagttacggaattacggctaataaaagattttgcctgaaatttagcaactgcaCCGCGGCAGACATTGTCTTCGAGCTATATAGCAATTGTTAATGAGATGTAGTTGATTATTTCAGTCACAGCTGTGAGACGATATATACGTGATGAAGATCGTTTTCGACCGTAGGAGGCCATTCAGTCATCTTGATTCATTGGTTACAGTGTAACATCTGACATTCGCTGTCGCAGAACGGCGCTTACGCACGGCAGTTGTGTACGGGTAACgacggccaatgtggccgagctgttctaggtgctgcagtttggaaccgcgcgaccgctacggccgcaggttcgaatcctgcctcgggcatggatgtgtgtgatgaccttaggttagttaggtttaagtagttctaagttctaggggactgatgagctcagaagttaagtcccatagtgctcagagccatttgaacccttttttttgtaCGGGTAACAATAAAAAGTGAGAGAAAACATGGGGAAACCTGCTACGACTCGTGGCCTCCAAGAGAATAATTATCACTCTTCATGTATGCATCTTCCGAGACTGTGAGATGGCAGCTGTCACTAAGGTTTTACGATATTGAAGTGCCGGTGACGTTCAGAAGGTCGATTGCGATCTGCAGGAAgttggcactgcggcgactacagacgTTATCAGAATAccgacaaccatcaactgtataacggATTGACAACAACCAAAGTTTGTGCCGgatagggaatcgaacccggatacaGGGCTGACAACATATAGATATTTGGGAGTGACCGTGagcccgctcgcgataagcgggaaatccgggtttggttcccggtacggcacaaattttcactgtcgtcattccattatacagctgacagttgtccgtattcgcaacgcCGAATACGTCTCACTTTGGTTTTACATGAGTATGAATAAATTCTCCAGCTGTATTTAAAGGTCTTACGGAGATCTATTGTCGCCTGTCGAGATGTATTATGGCGGTTACCCCGTCGTACGAATGACTGTCCGGCTTTTAGAGGAGCTTGAAAATGGTGTATTCAGGGATTCATTCAtactcaaataaaaaataataattatcaagTTTACAGCAACTGTCTTTTATCGCTCACCCGCATGAGCTTGAGAGGTCCGCTGTAGTTGCTGGCAAGGTTAAACCGTAAAGAGACGTCCAGAGGGGACAGGAAATGGTGGACAGCAATGATAGGAAGAGAGATATCAGCTCTGGCGACGCCGACGTCTGCGCAGCGCCTAGCGAGCTGGCGGCCAGGGGCGCTCGATACGGAAACGTAGTCACGCTCGACAGAGCAGCGCAGCGACTCAGCAAACACCTGCTCTGGGCGGCCGCACTCACTCCGAGAGCCAGTTCGTTTGATTTGCAAAGTAGGGTGCCGTGCTTTGCCTACCCTCCACGGGGGCGCGCCGCCTGCTAGGCACGTTGCCAACTATAGGTGTCGCCGCGGCGCCAACTCGCACCTCTGCCAACATATGCGTGACTTTTTTTTAGTGTGTGGTTCGTTTGCTGTCAATGCTGCACGAGCGTACACCACGTAAGATCGCCTCGAAAATGCAATGGCTCGTGCATCTACGTTTCCCAGGAGGTCAGTCTCCCATGAGCCATCTGAAAACAAATTTCGCGAGTAAATGTCCAAACGATCGAGGTTCGGCAAGGTTATGGGAGTTCTCTTAGCACTCATACTGATCACCTCTTACGAAGCTTTGGACATATTAAAACTCTAAGATGAAATccactcccatccccccccccttccttgtaATTCACTGCACATCACAAGGAGGCAGGGCTACCAATTaggacttttttatttttaaagagaaCGGTTGTGCCCAAAACCAACCAAGACAGTCAAGGCTGCTTCCATTTCTACCGCCCTCATCACTTATTAATGATTATGGATCCCCACAGCCTCTCTGTCTCCCACAGATAAaccaataaattaattaatttccaaaaattaaactttttactctatACACATAAcgaggtggcacaatggttgagggattggactcgcattcgggaggagcgaGATTCAAGTGGGTCTGGCTTCTTTAGGCTTTCCCGAGTACTGAAAGCGAGGGTGAGGTGGTTACGTAATTAACAGAATATTAAACACTGGCTCAATCACATATAattaggattggttcaaatggctctgagcactatgggacttaacatctgaggtcatcagtcccctagaacttagaactacacaaacctaactaacctaaggacatcacacacatccatgcccgaggcaggattcgaacctgcgaccgtagcggtcacgcggtttcagactgaagcgcctagaaccgctcggccacaccagccggctaattAGGATTAATCACATGTCAAACGGCTCCTGTCCAGAAGCAAATTCTCATCCTCGGGTTAAATATCCAAGAAGATGCAAGtattaaaagttaaaaaaatgactatcaagtcatttttttaaatactgaagaCCCCGTCCCACACGCGTGCTTTGAGCCATGGCGAAAAGAAACCTCTGATCGAAATTCATATTCACTACAACTAACATTTGATATTCATATTTGTTGGTTTGGCCAACTCAAAACCAAACAGTTTCTTTCCATCCCAATCAAAATTTGGGGCTACGAAACAAATAGGCCTGGTATCACAACCTACATTCCAAGTCACAGAGAAATAAATCAAATATTGTCCATATGAATTATCAGTATGCAGCGCAGTGTGAGATGTTATAAAACTTCCTGCCAAATCGAAacaatgtgccagaccgagacttgaactttcGCAGACTGTGGTCTTGCCGTGTGAGCTGTCTGGACACGACTtaacctttacttccgccagtacctttttCATACTTTCAAAACTTCGCTTCAGCTCTCCTACATACCTTGCAGGACTAGAATTCCTGAAAAagaggatattgtggagaaatAGCTTAGTGGCGCCGTGGGGGTATAGTTTAAACTATCAGAAAGTTTCAAAAACGCTCAGGCTTCACTCCAGAGTGAAAGAGTTATTGTCTAACAATTCCCCAGGCTGTGACTGAACCATTTGTCGTCAGCGTCCTGTCTTCCAAGAGTGATAGTCTTGCAGTGTGCGCAGAAATTCTGTGAATTTTGATactaatggaagtaagactacaaGGGCAGCTCACGACTCATGCTGGCGTAGCTCAGCTGGTAAGAGCATCGCCTGTGAAAGCCAAGGTTCTGTGGATTAGAGTCGCGGTACAGTACGCTGtttcgatctgccaggaagtttgaaggtAAATATTTTCAGTGTTCTTTTCTACCTCTGCACATGTATGACGTCACAGCACACCAAATATCATTGCATCACAAGCCAGAATAGTATTACGGTATCGCTAGGTTCAACtcacccttcacttctcaaccggcTTCTGAAAGCTGTCACAGGTGTTCCTATGACAGAATCATTAGATACCATCACAGGGAATCTACTCTGGGACCAGAAATAGATTAAAATAGTTCCAGTCCTCCAGTTCAACAAAGGTTTTGGAGAGATTTACCTTGGTTATCCCACAGTCCAACAAAGGTGTTGGGTAGGTTTGCCTTGATCATGGAGGTTCCCCTCGATCATCTTCTTTCTAAACCAAGGTTTTGGGTGGGTTTCTCTTGGTTAGCCACCAGTCAAATCAAGGGTTTGTGGAGAAATTTCCCTTGGCCGTACCCCAGACCAACCAAGCTTCCCTTAGTCTTCTCCCAGTCCAGTCAAGGTGTTGGGGAGGTTTCTTTGGTGATCCCCTGATCCAACCAAGGTTTTGAGGTGGTTTCCATTTTGTCATCAGGTGAATGCCAGAACTGGTAAACCTTCTCCCAAAGATTCCCAATTGGGACCCTCTGCCTCATTACCAGCCTCTGGGGATAAGTGGTTGAAGAGGACAAAGCCCTACAACAGCCCATAGTGCTCTCATGAGTtgagaatgaagagagagagaaaaagaaagccCTGTACTCGGCCCCTATTGCGGCATGTACCCAGCGCAAGCAGTACTCACGTGAATAGCTTCGGCATGGAGACGGGGTCGTTAAGTCCCCATCGGATGTTGTCGATGACGGAGCCGTTGTCGGCGCGGACGGTGGTTTCGAGGCCCTTGATGATGCCGCGGCCCTGCCCCCAGTAGCGCGTGTGCTCGTACTGGTAGGCCAGGTCCGAGTCGACGCGCATGCGCACGGTGCCGGCGCCGTTGCGCAGCACGGAGGTCGCCAGCACGCGCACCTCGCGCTTGGGGAAGCGTCGCCGCCGCAGCTGCAGCTTCACGTTGCTCAGCTCGTAGCTGACCGGCTCCAGCTCCACCAGCACGTCTCCTTCCGCGTATTCGCGTTCCTCGCCGTCCTGCACAGAAGTCGTCCCTTTCGTAACGTTGTGCTCGCCACAAGTCGCCAGCACAGGCGCCAACACTTGAGGTGGAAACGGCAGAGGCCTAGCGTATCATCCACatctacaggtgtgtgtgtgtgtgtgtgtgtgtgtgtgtgtgtgtgtgtgtgttttgaggacGCCCAACACCGCACTTACACAGTGTCGCTCAAACGCCAGTCCATGTGTttgttaaagggggggggggggcatctaaaGGTCAGAACCACATGAGCagtaaccttcctggcagattaaaactgtctgccggaccgagactcgaactcgggacctttgcctatcgcgggcaagtgctctaccaactgagctacccaagcacgactcactccccgtcctcacacctttacttctgccagtacctcgtctcctaccttccaaattttacagaagctctcctgcgaacaaaggtcccgagttcgagtctcggtccggcacacagttttaatcttccaggaagttttatatcagggcacactccgctgcagagtgaaaatctcattctatatgagCAGTATTTCAATCTTTTTCATTGTCACCTCGAAAGAATAAagttatttgtaattaattttttcttgtttgcagATATGTGTCTACAGCCCTCATACACCATGAAATACTCATGCCACAGGAGCACGCTGCTAGAGGCGTCCAAACAAAATAGCACAGCTTTTCTCCACGTAATAAATGAGCTGGACCCTTTCGTTATGGCTGTGCCAAGGTGCTGTGGCGTTGGTACCTCGATGTGTGCCAGGACTGTAAACATATGTCTACAAacggaaacaaaattaattacgtaattttatttttttgaggtgataattaaaactctaCGACTGCCCTCTCATACAGATGGTAGGGGATCGGAAACTGAGTACTTTTAGACCAGGAACTAATTGTCGAAAGTGAATATTTTGCTGATTTACGTGTGTTTCATTTTTTACGCTGAAGGGTAGAGGCCCAATTTCCCATTGACGACCCcacttattttcagccaaatacagcTTGGAGAAAATAAAACTGGCTTGGAAGGTATTTCATTCACCTTCGGATAGCCACCCCAACCTAATCACCCGCCCTTGGAAAATATTTCACGCAGCCAACTGACACCACCCATTCCTGCGCTGGATGAAGCGAGTTGGGTTCCCTGTCTCaagatgcatgaaatattttccagacCAGTTTTATTTTGTCCATCGTGTAGCAGGAAAACTGGTA is from Schistocerca cancellata isolate TAMUIC-IGC-003103 chromosome 6, iqSchCanc2.1, whole genome shotgun sequence and encodes:
- the LOC126190923 gene encoding protein unzipped — encoded protein: MGIARFRWLLPLLLALALASAEDSVLLYSKFGLQMVTSSTLHWIPATGSKMPNYTISAENSPVVHPGQEQQHGGAGRVCRANVNGVWVCGEAAGGRCRVSLLGEVRQEARHQLLQAVGGGARLVWRPWTKFTVPPPAGTVAAAPDTYVARAPPHGDDRALLGKAAVSGISGRITVVSTDGEEREYAEGDVLVELEPVSYELSNVKLQLRRRRFPKREVRVLATSVLRNGAGTVRMRVDSDLAYQYEHTRYWGQGRGIIKGLETTVRADNGSVIDNIRWGLNDPVSMPKLFTAEYELEPGTAVNVTLLGNLTEEETPYEATLVASYSDGETLARPLQGVLSDVELRDVRAEFSDVYFLANNSLVPTTTTTTTSTTTTTTTTTTTTPAPEKKGKKPKPDDPEGSADNEVAKWPSDEGTAGGAQSSLKKEEEPEGAKKGRGAEGTSNGDGGSAAGSCAASVVLVVATAAAALQRVAT